A genomic segment from Nitrospirota bacterium encodes:
- the truA gene encoding tRNA pseudouridine(38-40) synthase TruA has translation MRRIRLTLQYDGTNYSGWQVQPDRVTIQGVIETRLRKMTGEETMVLSAGRTDAGVHALQQVASFDTASQHPPGVFQKALNGMLPPDIRIISSEYAGDDFHPRYSAKAKSYFYLIDCSETGNPFTGRYSYYCKYRLDSEKMIKAAACLTGRHDFSSFRASGCGARSPVREIYDIKVEQMNTIEFLTVGFSGLFIRISVKGNAFLRHMVRNIAGTMIEVGRNRISPEGLKAILEARNRRLAGPAAPARGLFLERVFY, from the coding sequence TTGAGAAGGATCAGATTAACACTGCAGTATGACGGTACAAACTACTCCGGCTGGCAGGTACAGCCTGACAGGGTCACTATTCAGGGAGTCATTGAGACAAGGCTGAGAAAGATGACCGGGGAGGAGACGATGGTGCTTTCTGCAGGGCGGACGGATGCAGGGGTTCACGCACTGCAGCAGGTGGCATCCTTTGACACGGCATCCCAACATCCGCCCGGGGTTTTTCAGAAGGCCCTGAACGGAATGCTCCCTCCGGACATAAGGATAATCTCCTCTGAATATGCCGGCGATGATTTCCACCCGCGCTACAGTGCAAAGGCAAAAAGTTATTTCTATCTGATCGATTGCTCGGAGACAGGAAACCCCTTTACAGGAAGGTACAGCTATTACTGCAAATACAGGCTCGACAGTGAAAAGATGATCAAGGCAGCAGCCTGTCTCACAGGCAGACATGATTTTTCATCTTTCAGGGCATCCGGTTGCGGCGCCAGGTCACCGGTAAGGGAGATATATGATATAAAGGTTGAGCAGATGAATACAATTGAGTTTCTGACTGTTGGCTTTTCAGGTTTATTTATCAGGATATCTGTTAAGGGGAATGCCTTTTTGAGACATATGGTGCGCAACATTGCAGGTACCATGATTGAGGTTGGAAGAAACAGGATAAGTCCTGAAGGGCTGAAGGCTATACTTGAGGCAAGGAACAGGAGACTCGCCGGTCCCGCAGCCCCTGCCAGAGGGCTTTTTCTCGAAAGGGTCTTTTATTAG
- a CDS encoding TraR/DksA C4-type zinc finger protein — translation MPRKKAKSKEPEESEEQRKERLRKLLISKRQEIIREAKNEIGKFIRGENRQLAETALDDGDWSVVDLAEDLNLQKLTVHKQTLNKIDEALRKLNEGTYGICEDCGSEISEERLKIIPFAIYCVDCMEKREELEKIEREERGI, via the coding sequence ATGCCAAGAAAGAAGGCTAAAAGCAAAGAGCCTGAAGAGAGCGAGGAGCAGAGAAAGGAACGGCTGAGAAAGCTGCTCATTAGCAAAAGGCAGGAAATTATCCGGGAGGCAAAAAACGAGATCGGGAAGTTCATCAGGGGAGAGAACAGGCAGCTTGCAGAGACAGCCCTTGATGATGGAGACTGGTCTGTTGTTGATTTGGCCGAAGACCTCAACCTGCAAAAACTGACGGTTCATAAGCAGACCCTCAACAAGATAGACGAGGCTTTAAGGAAATTGAATGAGGGTACTTACGGGATTTGTGAAGACTGCGGCTCTGAAATCAGCGAGGAGAGACTAAAGATAATTCCCTTTGCAATATACTGTGTTGACTGCATGGAAAAGAGGGAAGAGCTTGAAAAGATTGAACGGGAGGAGAGGGGCATCTAA